One stretch of bacterium DNA includes these proteins:
- a CDS encoding prepilin peptidase encodes MSAWGLGAAGLGGAEMAVVAAFGAILGSFANVVIHRLPLEVSIVYPGSRCPHCQAPIRAKDNVPVLSYLLLRGRCRSCDGRISARYPLVEVLMAILAVAVWCAFTGPLPRLAGLVFAFLMVVITFIDLDHQLILNRLTYPGIAAGLLLSAVQGRVVPALLAAAGAGALIAAIVVLSRGGMGGGDIKLAALIGAFLGWPGVAVALFLGFIAGGAVGIGLLALRLRGRKDAIPFGPWLAVGALAALFWGEAIMAWYWP; translated from the coding sequence ATGAGCGCCTGGGGGCTCGGCGCCGCGGGCCTGGGCGGCGCTGAGATGGCCGTGGTGGCTGCCTTCGGGGCGATCCTTGGGAGCTTCGCCAACGTAGTGATCCACCGTCTGCCCCTTGAGGTCTCAATAGTCTACCCAGGGTCGCGGTGCCCCCACTGCCAGGCCCCGATCCGCGCTAAGGACAACGTACCGGTGCTCAGCTACCTGCTGCTGCGCGGCCGCTGCCGGAGCTGCGACGGCAGGATCTCCGCGCGGTACCCTCTCGTTGAGGTTCTGATGGCCATCTTGGCGGTGGCGGTGTGGTGCGCTTTCACCGGCCCTCTGCCACGACTGGCAGGCCTGGTGTTCGCTTTCCTGATGGTTGTGATTACGTTCATTGATCTCGATCACCAGCTGATTCTCAACCGCCTCACCTATCCGGGCATAGCCGCGGGCCTGTTGCTCTCGGCCGTCCAGGGCCGGGTAGTTCCCGCGCTACTGGCCGCTGCCGGCGCCGGCGCGCTCATAGCCGCGATAGTCGTCCTGAGCCGGGGCGGAATGGGGGGCGGCGACATCAAGCTGGCAGCGCTGATCGGCGCGTTCCTGGGATGGCCGGGCGTGGCGGTTGCCCTCTTTCTCGGCTTCATAGCCGGAGGGGCGGTGGGCATCGGGTTGCTGGCGCTGCGCCTGCGGGGGCGCAAGGATGCCATACCGTTCGGGCCGTGGCTGGCGGTTGGGGCGCTCGCCGCCCTGTTCTGGGGCGAGGCGATCATGGCATGGTACTGGCCGTAG
- the pilM gene encoding type IV pilus assembly protein PilM — MGLFSSTPQAHVGIDIGSDALKVVELAGSYRGGFRLVRMGSTPGPPAAMHDGVPVAPEELGSHIRALLDRTGIKTDRVVMGVGGQVVTVREVRVPPMTKTELAAAVRYEAERYLPYNIKEVYMDYQVLGEATEDGRKMLDVIVVAARQDVVDKIVAVADAARLQVRILDVESFALLRSAVGPSTAEAQTIAIVDFGSEASDILITEGPRLRFTRNIPIGGAVLLNAVREAMDVDEATARSLVEEKGEVLEEGAAADHTAERLYDVVAPHIGDLVTEIRRSLDYYQTRSRSVVVNQILLAGGLARLRNLDRTIASELGLATSVVSPFAQLKVNPQTHPADRLAAVGPTMAVAVGLAMRGGDVS; from the coding sequence ATGGGCCTTTTCTCATCAACCCCGCAGGCGCACGTGGGCATTGACATCGGCAGCGACGCGCTCAAGGTCGTCGAGCTCGCCGGTTCCTACCGCGGCGGATTCCGCCTGGTAAGGATGGGATCCACACCGGGTCCGCCGGCGGCGATGCACGACGGCGTACCGGTGGCGCCCGAAGAGCTGGGCAGCCACATCCGGGCGCTGCTGGATCGCACCGGGATAAAGACGGACCGGGTAGTCATGGGGGTGGGCGGGCAGGTCGTTACTGTCCGCGAGGTCCGCGTGCCGCCCATGACCAAGACCGAGCTGGCCGCGGCGGTTCGCTACGAGGCCGAGCGCTACCTCCCGTACAACATCAAGGAAGTCTACATGGACTACCAGGTGCTGGGAGAGGCCACCGAGGACGGCCGCAAGATGCTGGACGTGATCGTGGTGGCGGCCCGGCAGGACGTCGTGGACAAGATCGTCGCCGTGGCCGATGCGGCCAGACTGCAGGTGCGGATCCTCGACGTTGAGTCGTTTGCCCTGCTGAGGTCCGCGGTGGGGCCCTCGACGGCTGAGGCGCAGACCATTGCCATCGTGGATTTTGGTTCCGAGGCCTCCGACATCCTGATCACCGAGGGGCCGCGCCTGCGGTTCACCCGAAACATCCCGATCGGTGGCGCGGTTCTGCTCAACGCCGTCCGGGAGGCGATGGACGTGGACGAGGCGACCGCGCGGAGCTTGGTGGAGGAGAAGGGCGAGGTCCTGGAGGAGGGCGCGGCCGCCGACCACACGGCGGAGCGCCTCTACGACGTGGTCGCGCCTCACATCGGAGACCTGGTCACCGAGATCCGGCGCTCGCTGGACTACTACCAGACCCGATCCCGGTCCGTCGTGGTGAACCAGATACTGCTGGCCGGCGGGCTGGCCCGGCTCCGGAACCTCGATCGCACGATTGCATCGGAACTCGGCCTGGCCACCTCGGTGGTTTCCCCGTTCGCGCAACTCAAGGTGAACCCCCAGACGCACCCGGCCGATCGGCTCGCGGCCGTCGGGCCCACGATGGCCGTCGCTGTAGGACTCGCCATGCGGGGAGGTGATGTCAGTTGA
- a CDS encoding tetratricopeptide repeat protein, with product MRLIATVFAVVALLMAGLPAQAQALPTFDTSRLYANEAAFARAIQPYQQAIAANPRNARAHYWLGYAFLYGYRLSQTGTAPFASGYLVKAVPPLQEAIKLDPGLLAAYMALADAYWLMGELDKAEEVTQRLLKQTRPGWFGAAPRP from the coding sequence ATGCGCCTGATCGCGACGGTTTTCGCAGTCGTTGCACTGCTGATGGCGGGGCTGCCGGCACAGGCGCAGGCCCTGCCGACGTTCGATACTTCCCGGTTGTATGCGAACGAGGCAGCATTCGCACGGGCGATCCAGCCCTACCAGCAGGCGATCGCCGCGAACCCACGCAACGCCCGGGCACACTACTGGCTGGGATACGCCTTCCTGTACGGCTACCGGCTTTCTCAGACGGGCACGGCCCCGTTTGCATCGGGGTACCTGGTTAAGGCGGTGCCGCCGCTGCAGGAGGCGATCAAGCTCGACCCGGGCCTGCTGGCGGCCTACATGGCGCTGGCGGATGCCTACTGGTTGATGGGAGAGCTGGACAAGGCCGAAGAGGTAACGCAGCGGTTGCTCAAGCAGACCCGGCCGGGGTGGTTTGGAGCAGCGCCCAGGCCGTAG
- a CDS encoding prepilin-type N-terminal cleavage/methylation domain-containing protein, protein MRRRERGFTLIEVIVALTVLAMSILFISRALLILIQVTNQGGNKTVASALAVRVLEEIRSRPESQSSSAGWTAAFDAIAAQPLTNFGAPYGNYAFQVLLNQVNLSPSSADPSWLTEYDHPNAMKWVTVRVEFRGQTLAQVSSAVVRDMYRRP, encoded by the coding sequence ATGCGCAGGCGCGAACGAGGATTCACGCTAATAGAAGTGATCGTCGCCCTGACGGTCCTGGCCATGTCTATCCTGTTCATCTCACGCGCGCTTCTCATCTTGATTCAGGTGACGAACCAGGGCGGCAACAAGACCGTGGCCAGCGCCCTTGCGGTGCGGGTGCTGGAGGAGATCAGGTCCCGGCCGGAGTCGCAGAGCTCCTCCGCCGGCTGGACCGCGGCTTTCGATGCCATCGCGGCCCAGCCCTTGACGAACTTCGGGGCACCTTACGGCAACTATGCCTTCCAGGTGCTGCTCAACCAAGTGAACCTAAGCCCCTCGTCCGCCGATCCATCCTGGCTCACCGAGTACGACCACCCGAATGCGATGAAGTGGGTTACGGTCAGGGTGGAGTTTCGCGGGCAGACTCTGGCCCAGGTGAGTTCGGCTGTGGTGCGGGATATGTACAGGCGACCGTAG
- the efp gene encoding elongation factor P: MISTNDFRPGVVVTLDGDLYAVVQSQHVKRGRGSAYVRAKIRNLMTGAITERTFNAGERVPHAYLDRREMQFLYHEEEQYVFMDQQSYEQVTLGMDLLGDATLYLKDNTVVTVVHFEDRPIAVDLPNSVDLAVAETAPGFRGDTASGGSKPARLETGAMIQVPFFVEIGDIVRVDTRTGEYIERAR, translated from the coding sequence GTGATCTCGACGAACGACTTCCGGCCGGGTGTGGTGGTCACGCTCGACGGCGACCTGTACGCGGTCGTGCAATCACAACACGTCAAGCGCGGCCGCGGCAGCGCGTACGTGCGGGCCAAGATCAGAAACCTCATGACCGGTGCGATAACCGAGCGCACCTTCAACGCCGGTGAGCGCGTGCCCCACGCGTATCTCGATCGACGGGAGATGCAGTTCCTCTATCACGAGGAGGAGCAGTACGTCTTCATGGACCAGCAGTCCTACGAACAGGTGACCCTGGGGATGGACCTCCTGGGAGACGCCACCCTCTACTTGAAGGACAACACCGTGGTGACCGTGGTCCATTTCGAGGATCGGCCTATCGCCGTGGATCTTCCCAACTCGGTTGACCTCGCGGTCGCCGAGACCGCTCCGGGGTTTCGCGGAGACACCGCTTCCGGGGGATCTAAGCCGGCGCGCCTGGAGACCGGGGCGATGATCCAGGTGCCGTTTTTCGTAGAGATAGGCGACATCGTGCGGGTGGACACGCGCACAGGGGAGTACATCGAGCGCGCGAGGTAG
- a CDS encoding polyprenyl synthetase family protein, with protein MPGDSAAYLAARGPRIEAALEAVMPPDGVLPGPLHEAMRYSLFAGGKRIRPLLVLASAEAVGGDIESVLPVACAVELIHTYSLIHDDLPSMDDSALRRGIPTCHVAFGEALAILAGDALHALAFELAARTAERAGAAATLRAIQEIAAAIGTQGMVGGQVLDLLAEGRPSLGRFGAWPADRRQGVYLIHRWKTAALIRACVRSGAILSGATALQLADLTACGEHLGLAFQIVDDILDETGDSGVLGKDTHRDATGDKLTFPLAFGLERSSAVAQEETGLAIAALAGWGESADVLRGLAHTLLVREG; from the coding sequence GTGCCGGGTGATTCCGCGGCCTACCTGGCGGCCCGCGGCCCGCGCATCGAGGCCGCGCTGGAGGCCGTAATGCCTCCGGATGGAGTTCTTCCCGGCCCCCTGCACGAGGCGATGCGGTACAGTCTATTCGCCGGGGGCAAGCGGATCCGGCCGCTGCTGGTACTGGCCTCCGCCGAGGCCGTGGGCGGGGACATTGAGTCGGTCCTGCCCGTGGCCTGCGCGGTGGAACTCATACACACCTACTCACTCATCCACGACGACCTGCCCTCCATGGACGACTCAGCCCTGCGCCGCGGGATACCGACCTGCCACGTGGCGTTTGGCGAGGCGCTTGCCATCCTGGCGGGCGACGCGCTCCACGCGCTGGCCTTTGAGCTGGCCGCACGAACGGCCGAGCGCGCCGGAGCCGCGGCAACGTTACGTGCCATACAGGAGATCGCCGCAGCCATCGGGACTCAAGGGATGGTGGGCGGGCAGGTGTTGGACCTGCTGGCCGAGGGCCGGCCGTCCCTGGGGCGGTTTGGGGCGTGGCCGGCGGACCGCCGGCAGGGAGTGTACCTGATTCACCGGTGGAAGACCGCCGCGCTGATACGCGCCTGCGTGCGCTCGGGCGCGATCCTCTCTGGGGCCACCGCTCTGCAGCTCGCCGACCTTACCGCGTGCGGCGAGCACCTGGGCCTGGCTTTTCAGATCGTGGATGACATCCTGGACGAGACGGGCGACAGCGGGGTGCTGGGTAAGGATACCCACCGTGACGCTACCGGCGACAAGCTCACTTTTCCTCTTGCCTTTGGCCTCGAGCGGTCGAGCGCCGTCGCCCAGGAGGAGACCGGTCTGGCGATAGCGGCTCTGGCTGGATGGGGGGAATCGGCGGACGTGCTGCGCGGCCTGGCGCACACGCTGCTGGTCCGGGAGGGTTAG
- a CDS encoding PilN domain-containing protein, protein MIRINLLPRVPRRRLPSRRVIEVGLPLAVAVVLIVAAVWMNQRNAGVAADVAAANREIAELQPQVDRVLELDRRIKAMREKESVIVDLLKQQLPAASILNEFRLLIPKDAWVTSLSVPEPSSLSIEGMAMSYYAVAQLMDNLSTGRLFREVDLTVVQLERVGTRDVVKFQVTARIERPQAAGGDRQ, encoded by the coding sequence TTGATCCGCATCAACCTGCTGCCGCGCGTACCTCGTCGCCGCCTGCCGAGCCGGCGGGTTATTGAAGTTGGTCTGCCCCTGGCAGTGGCCGTGGTGCTGATCGTGGCCGCGGTCTGGATGAATCAGCGCAACGCCGGGGTGGCGGCGGATGTGGCCGCGGCCAACAGGGAGATCGCCGAGCTCCAGCCGCAGGTGGATCGCGTGCTCGAGCTCGACCGGCGGATCAAGGCGATGCGCGAGAAAGAGTCGGTCATTGTGGACCTGCTGAAGCAGCAGCTTCCCGCCGCTTCGATCCTGAACGAGTTCCGCCTGCTGATTCCCAAGGATGCCTGGGTGACCTCGCTGAGCGTGCCCGAGCCTTCTTCTCTCAGCATTGAGGGCATGGCGATGTCCTACTATGCCGTGGCGCAGCTGATGGACAACCTGAGCACCGGGCGGCTCTTCCGCGAGGTGGATCTCACCGTTGTCCAGCTCGAGCGCGTTGGAACCAGGGACGTCGTGAAGTTCCAGGTGACCGCGCGTATCGAACGGCCCCAGGCAGCAGGAGGTGACCGCCAGTGA
- a CDS encoding type II secretion system protein, whose product MTDRRGFSLVELVVTVAIGGLLLALVFGGMSMTTNRRLVGAARKVLSDMRMVEQRARTERTCYRFVFDPSGETYSIYRYEGAVTAAPAGGGNQCTNDLAWSAAPVVKEDSADTVSRRMPHAVNLVSTTFPSEALTFSPMGNSNAGSVCLRTPSGQERWIRVEVMGRAEILDACP is encoded by the coding sequence GTGACCGACCGCCGCGGGTTCTCCCTCGTTGAGTTGGTTGTGACGGTCGCAATCGGTGGGCTGCTGCTCGCCCTGGTGTTCGGCGGGATGAGCATGACCACCAACCGGCGGCTTGTCGGGGCGGCCCGGAAGGTGCTTTCCGACATGCGCATGGTCGAGCAGCGGGCCAGGACCGAGCGGACCTGTTACCGGTTCGTCTTTGATCCCTCCGGGGAGACGTACAGCATCTACCGTTATGAGGGAGCCGTGACCGCGGCGCCCGCCGGCGGGGGCAACCAGTGTACGAACGATCTGGCCTGGTCGGCAGCCCCTGTGGTCAAGGAGGACTCCGCCGACACAGTCTCACGGCGGATGCCGCACGCCGTCAACCTGGTCAGCACGACGTTTCCCAGCGAAGCGCTGACGTTCAGCCCGATGGGCAACAGCAACGCCGGATCCGTCTGCCTGCGGACGCCCAGCGGTCAGGAGCGCTGGATCCGCGTGGAAGTGATGGGACGGGCCGAGATCCTGGACGCCTGTCCGTAG
- the nusB gene encoding transcription antitermination factor NusB translates to MKMRRRSREMALQVLFQHDVGRLPVDEALAIARGGSTGAEWPLVEALCTGTALHIEELDRVIERHLSDWTLGRLASADRVILRMALYEIRHLGTPPGVVISEAVELAKRYGTGSSGRFVNGVLGAIVREGICAG, encoded by the coding sequence ATGAAGATGCGGCGGCGGTCCCGCGAGATGGCGCTCCAGGTGCTGTTTCAGCACGACGTCGGCCGCCTGCCGGTAGATGAGGCGCTGGCGATCGCGCGCGGCGGCAGCACCGGGGCCGAGTGGCCCCTGGTGGAGGCGCTGTGCACCGGCACCGCCCTTCACATCGAGGAACTCGACCGGGTCATCGAGCGCCACCTGTCGGACTGGACGCTCGGCCGGCTGGCCAGCGCGGATCGCGTGATCCTCCGGATGGCCCTCTATGAGATCAGGCACCTGGGAACCCCTCCCGGCGTGGTCATCAGCGAGGCCGTGGAACTTGCCAAGCGGTACGGCACCGGCTCCTCCGGGCGGTTCGTCAACGGCGTGCTCGGTGCGATAGTCCGCGAGGGGATTTGTGCCGGGTGA
- a CDS encoding GGDEF domain-containing protein, with protein MARHLSSLLDSEQDRIAIAWASALSRMRPSAYVYRPLEELRRLGRAYLAELVSYLDSDDPVRLREFVHREAALRFSMGFGAAEVVQGFVAFRDITKDLCEQLVPGGEDRRVLYRNLTEATDFTIVEFVAFFNHLSEERTAAQQKEMQDLQRALVDEAVQDEATDFFTGRYFDEHLAVEVKRAARYHRAFSLVVVDIDDFAGLRDRYGAVGADATLRSVADELRALTRDVDIRARTDDKAEFSIAMPETPLEPATAVAERLRLAVGKLPVPQGAPVADWRSLTASVGVGSHPDHGSTARELLLSVRRARDRAQMLGGDVTICAEGAAQPGDKPL; from the coding sequence GTGGCGCGGCACCTGTCCAGCCTGCTCGACAGCGAGCAAGATCGTATTGCCATCGCGTGGGCCTCCGCGCTCTCGCGCATGCGTCCGTCGGCCTATGTTTATCGGCCGCTCGAAGAGCTACGGCGGCTGGGCCGTGCCTACCTCGCCGAGCTGGTTTCCTATCTTGACTCAGACGATCCCGTCCGGCTGCGCGAGTTCGTGCACCGCGAGGCCGCGCTGCGCTTCAGCATGGGCTTTGGCGCCGCGGAGGTGGTTCAGGGGTTTGTGGCCTTTCGCGACATCACTAAGGATCTGTGTGAGCAGCTTGTGCCCGGTGGTGAGGATCGGCGCGTTCTCTATCGGAACCTGACCGAGGCCACCGATTTCACGATCGTGGAGTTCGTGGCGTTCTTCAACCACCTGTCCGAAGAGCGGACCGCGGCACAACAGAAGGAGATGCAGGACCTGCAGCGGGCGCTGGTGGACGAGGCGGTGCAGGACGAGGCGACCGATTTCTTCACCGGCCGGTACTTCGACGAGCACCTGGCGGTGGAGGTGAAACGGGCGGCGAGGTATCACCGGGCGTTCTCACTGGTGGTGGTGGACATTGACGACTTCGCGGGACTGCGCGATCGGTACGGCGCCGTGGGAGCGGACGCGACCCTGAGATCGGTTGCGGATGAGCTTCGGGCGTTGACCCGCGACGTGGACATCAGAGCGCGAACGGATGATAAGGCCGAGTTCAGCATCGCAATGCCGGAGACGCCACTGGAGCCAGCCACCGCCGTGGCCGAACGCCTGCGGCTGGCGGTGGGCAAGTTACCCGTGCCGCAGGGTGCTCCGGTCGCCGACTGGCGGTCGCTGACGGCGTCGGTCGGCGTGGGCAGCCACCCGGATCACGGCAGCACTGCCCGCGAGCTGCTGCTGTCTGTCCGCCGTGCCCGCGATCGGGCGCAGATGCTTGGGGGCGACGTTACCATATGTGCCGAGGGCGCAGCACAACCAGGGGACAAGCCGCTGTGA
- a CDS encoding AMIN domain-containing protein has product MRITQVAVKVFGDTVQLAVVGTGALTYRTLQLSSPPRLVIDLPGAVLDQAVPQLLDVDRGAVVRVRIGQFQDRPPVTRVAVDLTAAVSFTLATSSPGVLVAKFAGGRTAASAGAPGALRPAAPPMAPAPVAQAPPPPPPPAVPPPAPAVPPAAPSAVTPGRITLEFRNTELADVLTALAKVCNMNIVTDASVKGQVTVRLVDLTCDESLRFILEANNLGFRRIGRNLIVMAAEKLAPPPEAPEAITYPVGFGKAEDVAKAIGASIKGILVTHDARVNALVVVGTVAQHEEVRKVLAGLDIQLPQVMIETRVVDVSTSDLRNLGLDWGLTSIPILQIVGTFPNQITLGIANFTINAALDALVTQRKARVITAPRIMVVDGNEAQVNLGEEVPIPSIDSAGRLTFTFKPIGVILKILPKVNRDGLVTTKVEPEVSSVTEFLQTGSGPVPRLATRKATTTVTVRSGESIILAGLISAEERKRVLKVPLLGDIPVLGALFRTTLTDRRETEVIFVVTPHIIAPQGAAAPAVTPRP; this is encoded by the coding sequence GTGCGTATTACTCAGGTCGCGGTCAAGGTGTTCGGCGACACGGTCCAGCTTGCTGTCGTCGGCACCGGCGCGCTGACCTACCGGACGCTGCAACTGTCCTCGCCGCCCCGGCTCGTGATTGATCTGCCGGGCGCCGTGCTCGACCAGGCCGTACCGCAGCTACTGGATGTGGACCGCGGCGCGGTTGTGCGCGTTCGGATCGGTCAGTTCCAGGATCGGCCGCCTGTGACGCGGGTCGCCGTGGATCTGACGGCCGCCGTGTCCTTCACGCTGGCAACCAGCAGCCCTGGCGTGCTGGTGGCGAAGTTCGCCGGAGGGAGGACGGCTGCCTCAGCGGGAGCACCTGGCGCGTTGCGACCGGCAGCCCCGCCGATGGCGCCGGCACCTGTGGCGCAGGCTCCGCCTCCACCGCCGCCGCCTGCTGTGCCGCCACCGGCGCCCGCTGTGCCGCCTGCAGCTCCATCCGCGGTCACACCGGGACGGATCACGCTCGAGTTCCGCAATACCGAGCTGGCCGATGTGCTGACCGCCTTGGCAAAGGTCTGCAACATGAACATCGTGACCGATGCCTCGGTGAAGGGGCAGGTCACCGTCCGTCTCGTAGACCTGACCTGCGATGAGTCACTGCGCTTCATCCTGGAGGCCAACAACCTGGGCTTCCGCCGAATCGGCCGGAACCTGATAGTCATGGCCGCGGAGAAGCTCGCCCCGCCGCCTGAAGCGCCCGAAGCAATCACCTATCCTGTAGGATTCGGGAAGGCCGAGGACGTGGCCAAGGCCATAGGTGCGTCCATCAAGGGGATCCTGGTCACCCACGACGCCCGAGTAAACGCGCTTGTCGTGGTAGGGACCGTGGCCCAGCACGAGGAGGTCCGCAAGGTGCTGGCCGGCCTCGACATCCAGTTGCCGCAGGTGATGATTGAAACGCGGGTCGTGGACGTCAGCACCTCGGACCTGCGCAACCTAGGGCTCGACTGGGGGTTGACCAGCATACCGATACTCCAGATCGTGGGTACATTCCCCAACCAGATCACCCTGGGGATAGCCAACTTCACGATCAACGCTGCCTTGGACGCTCTGGTGACCCAGCGCAAGGCCCGCGTGATTACCGCTCCGCGCATTATGGTGGTGGATGGAAACGAGGCCCAGGTGAACCTGGGCGAGGAGGTTCCCATCCCCTCCATTGACTCTGCCGGGCGGCTGACCTTCACCTTCAAGCCGATCGGGGTGATCCTCAAGATCCTCCCCAAGGTCAATCGGGATGGATTGGTGACCACCAAAGTCGAGCCCGAGGTTTCCTCGGTGACCGAGTTCCTCCAGACGGGTTCGGGCCCGGTCCCGCGACTTGCCACCCGCAAGGCCACCACCACGGTGACGGTCCGCAGCGGGGAGTCCATCATTCTGGCCGGTCTGATCAGCGCGGAGGAGCGCAAGCGCGTGCTGAAGGTGCCGCTGCTTGGGGACATCCCGGTGCTGGGTGCGCTCTTTCGGACAACGCTAACGGACCGGCGCGAAACCGAGGTCATCTTCGTGGTGACCCCGCACATCATCGCGCCTCAGGGAGCGGCGGCCCCGGCGGTTACCCCGCGGCCATAG
- a CDS encoding class I SAM-dependent methyltransferase: MAREDALEPGICAAAGGRVADLPVFDESTFGQDYFTGISNYAGCYDRFNPPHKIAGYLREIRRLHPAGSLLDVGSAFGRFLQAAQQHYECEGVDISAYATSLARERLPGVPIQQCALQAFHPGRTYDVVTCFDVLEHIPDLDAALRRLHDLMAPAGLLAIAVPVYDSPAGWVFGLIDRDPTHIHRFGRLEWIRRLKQAGLVPIVFKGILRAPLPGYFVHAMSPALRWCSSAIFVMCVRGG, encoded by the coding sequence ATGGCACGCGAGGACGCGCTTGAGCCGGGTATCTGTGCGGCTGCCGGGGGCCGTGTAGCGGATCTGCCGGTTTTCGACGAGAGCACGTTTGGCCAGGACTACTTTACCGGGATCTCGAACTACGCGGGCTGCTACGATCGGTTTAACCCCCCCCACAAGATCGCCGGGTACCTGCGCGAGATCCGGCGGCTTCATCCGGCCGGGTCGCTGCTGGACGTGGGATCCGCCTTCGGCCGGTTTCTACAGGCGGCGCAGCAGCACTACGAGTGCGAGGGCGTGGACATCTCTGCCTATGCTACGAGTCTGGCGCGGGAGCGGCTGCCCGGCGTGCCGATCCAACAGTGCGCGCTCCAGGCGTTCCATCCCGGCCGGACCTACGACGTGGTGACCTGCTTTGATGTGCTCGAGCACATCCCTGACCTGGACGCGGCGCTCAGGCGGTTGCACGACCTGATGGCTCCTGCCGGGCTGCTGGCGATTGCGGTCCCGGTCTACGACTCGCCGGCCGGATGGGTGTTCGGACTAATAGACCGTGACCCGACCCACATCCACCGGTTTGGTCGGCTGGAGTGGATCCGCAGGCTCAAGCAGGCCGGTCTCGTACCGATAGTCTTTAAGGGGATTCTCCGCGCCCCCTTGCCCGGGTACTTCGTGCACGCGATGAGCCCGGCGCTGCGGTGGTGCTCCTCGGCCATCTTCGTGATGTGCGTCCGGGGCGGGTAG
- a CDS encoding Xaa-Pro peptidase family protein: MLRLVSSAPDDLHIERLTRLRARLESAGLDSAVLTRPQSVTYVSGFAGSAGIAVVSMAGAHLVVDFRYYDQAAAQAPGFAIERATGPLLDAAAGVLGRLGARRAAIEEEHLPIGSFRRLQAAADSIEIVPVEGLDRIRWQKSPEEIEAIRRAVEVAEAAFHEVLPAIRPGVTEHEVAVALEHNLRRRGSERMPFDLIVASGPRSALPHGVASDRIIGAGEFVTVDFGAVVDGYHSDCTRTVVTGPVSDRHREIYAIVLAAQRAALAGLRPGMTGREADALGRSVIEAAGYGDAFGHGLGHGVGLAVHEGPTLSPREAAVLAPGAVVTVEPGIYLPGWGGVRIEDLVVLTDGGCENLTRLPKNLHEVTA, encoded by the coding sequence ATGCTACGGCTTGTGTCGTCCGCTCCTGATGATCTCCACATTGAGCGCCTGACGCGCCTGCGGGCCCGGCTCGAGTCCGCCGGCCTTGACTCGGCCGTCCTGACCAGGCCCCAGAGCGTGACCTATGTCTCGGGGTTTGCAGGGTCCGCCGGGATCGCCGTTGTCTCGATGGCCGGGGCGCACCTGGTGGTGGACTTTCGGTATTACGATCAGGCCGCGGCTCAGGCGCCCGGGTTTGCCATTGAGCGGGCGACCGGCCCGCTGTTGGATGCGGCGGCCGGGGTACTGGGACGGCTGGGAGCGCGGCGGGCCGCCATCGAGGAGGAGCACCTGCCGATCGGCTCGTTCCGGCGCCTGCAGGCGGCAGCAGATTCCATTGAGATAGTACCGGTCGAGGGGCTGGACCGGATCCGCTGGCAGAAGTCGCCCGAGGAGATCGAGGCGATCCGCCGGGCGGTGGAGGTGGCGGAGGCGGCGTTCCATGAAGTGCTGCCCGCGATACGGCCCGGCGTCACCGAGCACGAGGTGGCGGTTGCGCTGGAGCACAACCTGCGGCGCCGTGGTTCGGAGCGGATGCCCTTTGACCTGATCGTCGCATCGGGTCCGCGGTCTGCGTTGCCGCACGGCGTTGCCTCGGATCGGATCATCGGCGCCGGCGAGTTCGTGACCGTGGACTTCGGCGCTGTCGTAGACGGTTATCATTCGGACTGCACCCGCACCGTCGTGACCGGGCCGGTCTCGGACCGGCACCGGGAGATCTACGCCATCGTGCTGGCCGCGCAGCGGGCGGCCCTGGCCGGGTTGCGCCCGGGCATGACCGGGCGCGAGGCCGACGCATTGGGCCGATCGGTCATCGAGGCCGCGGGCTACGGCGACGCGTTCGGTCACGGCCTGGGCCACGGCGTCGGGTTGGCCGTGCACGAGGGCCCAACGCTCTCGCCGCGCGAGGCGGCGGTGCTGGCACCGGGCGCGGTGGTGACCGTGGAGCCCGGGATATACCTGCCCGGTTGGGGCGGGGTACGCATAGAGGATCTGGTGGTGTTGACCGATGGTGGGTGCGAGAATCTCACCCGGCTTCCCAAGAACCTGCACGAGGTGACGGCGTGA